Proteins encoded within one genomic window of Larus michahellis unplaced genomic scaffold, bLarMic1.1 SCAFFOLD_34, whole genome shotgun sequence:
- the LOC141737319 gene encoding olfactory receptor 14I1-like: MEMGPHVQRTKMSNNSSITQFLLLAFADTRELQLLHFGLFLGIYLAALLSNGLIITTIACDHHLHTPMYFFLLSLSLLDLGSISTTVPKSMANSLWGTRDISYAGCLAQLLFFFFFMSAEYFLLTVMAYDRYVAICKPLHYGTLLGSRACVPMAAAAWGSGFLYALLHTANTFSLPLCQGNALDQFFCEIPQILKLSCSNYYFRKAGLLVVSVCLGFGCFIFIVLSYVQIFRAVLRIPSEQGRRKAFSTCLPHLSVISLFLSTAVFAYLKPPSISSPALDLVVAVLYSLVPPVVNPLIYSMRNQELKDALWKLAQWTLFHH; encoded by the exons ATGGAGATGG GTCCCCATGTCCAGAGGACAAAAATGTCCAACaacagctccatcacccagttcctcctcctggcattcgcagacacacgggagctgcagctcttgcacttcgggctcttcctgggcatctacctggctgccctcctcagcaatggcctcatcatcaccaccatcgcctgtgaccaccacctccacacccccatgtacttcttcctcctcagcctctccctccttgacctgggctccatctccaccactgtccccaaatccatggccaattccctgtggggcaccagggacatctcctatgcaggatgtttGGCCCagctcttattctttttctttttcatgtcagctgagtattttcttctcactgtcatggcctatgaccgctatgttgccatctgcaaacccctgcactacgggaccctcctgggcagcagagcttgtgtccccatggcagcagctgcctggggcagtgggtttctctatgctctcctgcacacggccaatacattttccctgcccctctgccagggcaatgccctggaccagttcttctgtgaaatcccccagatcctcaagctctcctgttcAAACTACTacttcaggaaagctgggcttcttgtggttagtgtctgtttaggctttggatgttttattttcatcgtgctgtcctatgtgcagatcttcagggccgtgctgaggatcccctctgagcagggacgacgcaaagccttttccacgtgccttcctcatctgtctgtcatctccctgtttctcagcactgccgtgtttgcctacctgaagcccccctccatctcctccccagctctagacctggtggtggcagtccTGTACTCATTGGTGCCTCCAgtagtgaaccccctcatctacagcatgaggaaccaggagctcaaggatgccctatGGAAACTGGCTCAATGGACGTTGTTTCACCATTAA
- the LOC141737361 gene encoding olfactory receptor 14C36-like gives MSNSSSITQFLLLAFADTRDLQLLHFGLFLGIYLAALLANGLIITAIACDHRLHTPMYFFLLNLSLLDLGSISTTVPKPMANSLCDTRAISYTGCVAQVFLFVFFISAEFYLLTVMSYDRYVAICKPLHYGTLLGSRACVHMAAAAWGSGFLHALLHTANTFSLPLCQGNALDQFFCEIPQILKLSCSHSYLREVGLLVVSACLGFGCFVFIVLSYVQIFRAVLRIPSEQGRHKAFSTCLPHLAVVSLFVSTAVFAYLKPPSISSPSLDLVMAVLYSVVPPVTNPLIYSMRNKDLKDAVWKLISG, from the coding sequence atgtccaacagcagctccatcacccagttcctcctcctggcgttcgcagacacacgggacctgcagctcttgcacttcgggctcttcctgggcatctacctggctgccctcctggccaacggcctcatcatcaccgccatcgcctgtgaccaccgcctccacacccccatgtacttcttcctcctcaacctctccctcctcgacctgggctccatctccaccactgtcccaaAACctatggccaattccctctgtgacaccagggccatctcctacacaggatgtgttgcccaggtctttctgtttgtctttttcatttcagcagagttttatcttctcactgtcatgtcctatgaccgctacgttgccatctgcaaacccctgcactacgggaccctcctgggcagcagagcttgtgtccacatggcagcagctgcttggggcagtgggtttctccatgctctcctgcacacggccaatacattttccctgcccctctgccagggcaatgccctggaccagttcttctgtgaaatcccccagatcctcaagctctcctgctcacactcctacctcagggaagttgggcttcttgtggttagtgcctgtttaggctttggttgttttgtgttcatcgtgctgtcctatgtgcagatcttcagggccgtgctgaggatcccctctgagcagggacggcacaaagccttttccacgtgcctccctcacctggccgtggtctccctgtttgtcagcactgccgtgtttgcctacctcaagcccccctccatctcctcaccATCTCTGGATCTGGTGATGGCagttctgtactcggtggtgcctccagtaacgaaccccctcatctacagcatgaggaataaGGACCTCAAGGATGCGGTGTGGAAACTGATATCTGGATAG